In Flavobacteriales bacterium, the following are encoded in one genomic region:
- a CDS encoding methyltransferase domain-containing protein: protein MLKNLFKKKTESTAVERHRPTHSATDVGDFYNTYNDKFLQVYGDVIQAFRTHNVDKLLDYQIEVMGLKEGMKVVDAGCGVCGPAIYFAKNAGVEVHAVTISKEQFDAAKKRIKDAGVEDKVFVYNGDYHDLKNVIGADGFDVVYFLESFGHSPYHHKAIDSAWKVLKNGGLLYIKDLFRREPLLPEHAAKIEREIKKINESYRYNIADLYEVLAHLRKQGWILSKFKTIDLPLGEFENLTISNEFQELTGIALIESWDDYVFPVDFFEVFCIKPEFDLSNGLDKYFLQNLMYMKVHGKKEEDL, encoded by the coding sequence ATGCTTAAGAATTTATTCAAGAAGAAGACGGAATCAACGGCTGTTGAAAGACACCGACCTACCCATTCTGCTACGGATGTGGGTGATTTTTATAACACATACAACGATAAATTCCTTCAGGTGTACGGAGATGTGATTCAGGCTTTCCGAACACATAACGTGGATAAACTCCTCGATTATCAGATCGAGGTTATGGGATTGAAGGAAGGGATGAAGGTGGTGGATGCGGGTTGTGGAGTTTGTGGTCCAGCCATTTACTTTGCAAAGAACGCAGGCGTGGAAGTTCACGCTGTAACCATCAGTAAAGAACAGTTTGACGCTGCCAAAAAGCGAATCAAGGATGCTGGTGTTGAGGACAAGGTTTTTGTCTACAATGGAGATTATCACGACCTGAAAAACGTGATCGGGGCTGACGGTTTCGATGTGGTTTACTTTCTTGAATCATTCGGTCACTCTCCGTATCACCACAAGGCGATCGATTCAGCTTGGAAGGTTTTGAAAAATGGAGGTCTGCTTTACATCAAGGATCTGTTCAGAAGAGAGCCGTTGTTGCCCGAACATGCTGCGAAGATCGAGCGCGAGATCAAGAAGATCAACGAGTCGTATCGTTACAATATTGCTGATCTATATGAGGTACTTGCCCATTTACGCAAGCAAGGCTGGATTCTTTCCAAATTCAAAACCATCGACCTTCCATTAGGTGAATTTGAAAACCTGACGATTTCAAACGAATTTCAGGAGCTGACCGGAATAGCCTTGATTGAGAGTTGGGATGATTACGTGTTTCCAGTTGATTTTTTCGAGGTGTTCTGCATCAAACCTGAATTTGACCTGAGTAATGGGCTGGACAAGTATTTTCTTCAGAACCTCATGTACATGAAAGTGCATGGAAAGAAGGAAGAGGACTTATAA
- a CDS encoding ATP-binding cassette domain-containing protein: MHTNTNNDDATVAIEAVDLSKCFGGTTVFKSVSFTIRKGENVGIIGPNGAGKSTLFKILSGVLRPDSGSVILNGSVSSILEIGMGLHPDLTGFENIFFAGQLMGKSRKEIERGVSEIMEFSQLGEHMSKPVKHYSSGMYLRLAFSIYMQLETDILLLDEVLSVGDASFKRRSLDRMAEYRNRSKTVVLVSHNLNDIENFCDRVIYLDKEVKMDSFNIRNVILSYLSSYPNQPKLIDNSWIVVRPGQKIENSAPLVPQVNEYFSIDDLQLLKNGSSSSTEFLHSNEIVIKINYTKLLDRGRLTFIWKLFDLNDVMFMASSPLFDRKMRVAEMPRGKYEETTIIPGNFLNTGRYYLSVICGLDGHPISTYHSILAFTVVLDEWMLKERWSTIPSPIIKNFDWNRIRIE; this comes from the coding sequence ATGCATACGAATACGAACAATGATGATGCTACAGTGGCCATTGAAGCGGTTGACCTTTCCAAGTGTTTCGGAGGTACGACTGTGTTTAAATCGGTCAGTTTTACGATCAGGAAAGGTGAGAATGTTGGGATAATAGGACCTAATGGTGCTGGAAAAAGCACCCTTTTCAAAATACTTTCGGGAGTTTTAAGACCCGATTCGGGAAGTGTGATTCTGAATGGAAGCGTTTCTTCTATTTTGGAAATTGGCATGGGGCTTCATCCTGACCTGACAGGGTTTGAGAATATCTTTTTCGCTGGACAGTTGATGGGCAAGTCAAGGAAGGAAATAGAACGAGGAGTTTCAGAGATTATGGAGTTCAGCCAACTGGGTGAACACATGAGCAAACCTGTAAAACACTACAGTAGCGGCATGTATCTGAGATTGGCCTTCTCTATCTACATGCAGCTGGAAACAGATATTCTTTTGCTTGATGAGGTGCTTAGCGTGGGGGACGCATCCTTTAAAAGGAGGTCACTTGACCGTATGGCAGAGTACCGAAACAGGAGTAAAACAGTAGTATTGGTCAGTCATAATCTCAATGATATTGAAAATTTCTGCGATCGGGTTATCTATTTGGACAAGGAAGTGAAAATGGACAGTTTCAATATTCGAAATGTGATTCTTTCATATCTTTCCAGTTATCCCAATCAACCAAAGTTGATTGACAATAGTTGGATAGTTGTCAGGCCTGGCCAAAAGATTGAAAATAGTGCTCCGTTGGTTCCTCAGGTCAATGAATATTTTTCAATCGATGATTTGCAACTTCTAAAAAACGGTAGTTCATCCAGTACTGAGTTTCTTCATAGTAATGAGATAGTTATAAAAATTAACTACACAAAATTATTGGATAGAGGGAGGCTTACTTTTATTTGGAAATTGTTCGATCTGAACGATGTAATGTTTATGGCCTCTTCTCCATTGTTCGATAGGAAAATGCGCGTGGCGGAAATGCCAAGGGGCAAATACGAAGAGACGACAATCATTCCAGGTAATTTCCTGAATACGGGGAGGTATTATCTTTCAGTAATATGTGGATTAGACGGGCATCCAATTAGCACTTATCATTCCATATTGGCATTTACTGTTGTGTTGGATGAATGGATGTTGAAGGAAAGGTGGTCTACCATACCATCACCGATCATAAAGAACTTTGATTGGAATAGAATACGAATAGAATAA